One genomic window of Microbacterium sp. BH-3-3-3 includes the following:
- a CDS encoding PepSY domain-containing protein, translating into MDSTRIPGITLLAVVSALALSSCTPAPGGANTSATDETAIRAANTAEADAGGRAFALDRGDDDSWEVHVAVGDREVEVHLASDGATVQSRRDDDGIDADERAALDAAVTTLADAVRIAAAQNPGGDRIDEVELDDDGGDWSWTVEMQSGAVVRISAGDGAVVSTGR; encoded by the coding sequence ATGGATTCGACCCGCATCCCCGGCATCACCCTGCTCGCCGTCGTCAGCGCTCTCGCCCTCAGCTCCTGCACCCCCGCTCCCGGAGGCGCGAACACGTCCGCCACCGACGAGACCGCGATCAGGGCGGCGAACACCGCCGAGGCCGATGCCGGCGGACGCGCGTTCGCCCTCGACCGCGGCGACGACGACTCCTGGGAGGTCCACGTCGCCGTCGGCGATCGCGAGGTCGAGGTGCACCTCGCGTCCGACGGGGCGACCGTGCAGTCCCGGAGAGACGACGACGGGATCGACGCCGACGAGCGCGCCGCCCTCGATGCGGCGGTGACGACGTTGGCCGACGCCGTCCGCATCGCCGCCGCCCAGAACCCGGGCGGCGACCGTATCGACGAGGTGGAGCTCGACGACGACGGAGGGGACTGGTCGTGGACGGTCGAGATGCAGAGCGGTGCCGTGGTGCGCATCTCCGCCGGCGACGGCGCGGTCGTCAGCACCGGCCGCTGA
- a CDS encoding hemolysin family protein — protein sequence MNDLVLNIVLVVVFVLVGGVFAATEMALVTLRDSQVNALAARGKRGQKVAELARNPNTFLSAVQIGVTVAGFASAAYGASSIAPSVTPLFEGLGLEPGLAATVSTIALTLVIAYLSLVLGELVPKRLAIQRNAAFAYAAAPVLNGFAKLMRPVIWLLSLSTNLLVRLLGGDPNKTGEELTEEELRDIVSSHEGLPAYERRILDDVLSLRDRHVSEVMRPRPEVVTLDAGGTIAEAMDQVRDLPFSRYPVAEQTIDDVVGFVHVRDLYEDPERPLAAVMRAIRYFPSTARVLPTLTAMRAEGSHIAVVVDEYGGTDGIVTLEDLVEEVVGEIFDEYDTDAEQPLAEGEHGTVEGRLNLQDFEEATGVSLPRGASDTVAGFVVERLGRLARVGDTVEVDGATLQVKAVDRRRVAELLVTRHPLDDETPDTEASSPV from the coding sequence ATGAACGATCTCGTCCTCAACATCGTTCTCGTCGTCGTGTTCGTCCTCGTCGGCGGAGTCTTCGCCGCGACCGAGATGGCGCTCGTCACGCTGCGCGACAGTCAGGTGAACGCCCTGGCCGCCCGAGGCAAGCGCGGACAGAAGGTCGCCGAGCTCGCCCGGAACCCGAACACCTTCCTGTCGGCGGTGCAAATCGGCGTGACCGTGGCGGGCTTCGCGTCGGCCGCCTACGGCGCCTCCTCCATCGCCCCCTCGGTCACCCCGCTGTTCGAGGGTCTCGGTCTCGAGCCGGGCCTCGCGGCCACGGTCTCGACCATCGCGCTCACCCTGGTGATCGCCTACCTCTCGCTCGTCCTGGGCGAGCTCGTGCCCAAGCGCCTCGCCATCCAGCGCAACGCCGCGTTCGCGTACGCGGCGGCACCGGTGCTGAACGGGTTCGCGAAGCTGATGCGACCGGTCATCTGGCTGCTGTCGCTGTCGACGAACCTGCTGGTGCGTCTCCTGGGCGGCGACCCGAACAAGACCGGTGAGGAGCTCACCGAAGAAGAACTTCGCGACATCGTGTCGAGCCACGAGGGGCTTCCGGCTTACGAACGGCGCATCCTCGACGACGTCCTGTCCCTCCGCGACCGCCACGTGAGCGAGGTCATGCGCCCGCGACCGGAGGTCGTGACCCTGGATGCCGGCGGCACCATCGCCGAAGCCATGGATCAGGTGCGCGACCTCCCGTTCTCGCGGTACCCGGTGGCCGAGCAGACCATCGACGACGTCGTGGGCTTCGTCCACGTGCGCGACCTCTACGAAGACCCGGAGCGGCCCCTGGCCGCCGTGATGCGCGCGATCCGGTACTTCCCGTCGACGGCTCGGGTGCTGCCCACGCTCACCGCGATGCGCGCCGAGGGCAGCCACATCGCCGTCGTCGTCGACGAGTACGGCGGAACCGACGGCATCGTGACGCTCGAAGACCTGGTCGAAGAGGTCGTCGGCGAGATCTTCGACGAGTACGACACCGACGCCGAGCAACCCCTCGCCGAGGGCGAGCACGGCACCGTCGAGGGTCGCCTGAACCTGCAGGACTTCGAGGAGGCGACGGGGGTCAGCCTCCCCCGCGGCGCCTCCGACACGGTCGCCGGTTTCGTGGTCGAACGCCTGGGCCGGCTGGCCCGTGTCGGCGACACGGTCGAGGTCGACGGCGCCACGCTCCAGGTCAAGGCCGTGGATCGACGACGCGTGGCGGAACTGCTGGTGACGCGGCATCCCCTCGACGACGAGACTCCCGACACCGAGGCGTCCAGCCCGGTGTGA
- a CDS encoding MarR family winged helix-turn-helix transcriptional regulator: MPAVDDLVCFALYAANRTTTQAYRVLLEPWNLTYPQYIALVTLWVDGDQTVSSLGDALQLDSGTLSPMLARMETAGYLTRSRRSDDERVVTVALTDRGHEMRQELAHVPRCIAAGSGLTDEDSARELIDALHQLTDAMRDLRDRPDTVLAAAGVPRPPA; encoded by the coding sequence ATGCCCGCCGTCGACGACCTCGTCTGCTTCGCGCTCTACGCCGCGAACCGTACGACCACCCAGGCCTACCGGGTGCTGCTCGAGCCGTGGAACCTCACGTATCCGCAGTACATCGCCCTGGTGACGCTGTGGGTCGACGGGGACCAGACCGTGAGCAGCCTGGGCGACGCCCTCCAGCTCGACTCCGGAACTCTGTCGCCGATGCTCGCGCGCATGGAGACCGCCGGCTACCTCACCCGATCGCGCCGATCCGACGACGAGCGCGTCGTCACCGTGGCGCTGACCGATCGCGGGCACGAGATGCGACAGGAACTCGCGCACGTCCCCCGGTGCATCGCCGCAGGCTCAGGCTTGACCGACGAAGACAGCGCGCGTGAGCTGATCGACGCCCTGCACCAGCTCACCGACGCGATGCGCGACCTGCGCGACCGCCCCGACACCGTGCTCGCCGCCGCCGGAGTGCCGCGGCCGCCCGCGTGA
- a CDS encoding organic hydroperoxide resistance protein, whose translation MDVLYTAEAVSTGQGRTGHVTAGPYIDLEVAPPTELGGSGKGTNPEQLFAAGYAACFHSALHAVARAHKVKIDDSSVGGRVHLGPNGQGGYQLAVLLEVVLPGIEHDLGQQLADEAHQVCPYSNATRGNIEVTVTVSED comes from the coding sequence ATGGACGTTCTCTACACCGCCGAAGCCGTCTCCACCGGTCAGGGCCGCACCGGCCACGTCACCGCCGGCCCCTACATCGACCTCGAGGTCGCCCCTCCCACCGAGCTGGGCGGCTCGGGCAAGGGCACCAACCCCGAGCAGCTCTTCGCCGCCGGGTACGCCGCGTGCTTCCACAGCGCACTGCACGCCGTCGCCCGCGCGCACAAGGTGAAGATCGACGACTCCTCGGTCGGCGGCCGCGTCCACCTCGGCCCGAACGGCCAGGGCGGCTACCAGCTCGCCGTCCTGCTCGAGGTGGTCCTGCCCGGTATCGAGCACGACCTCGGCCAGCAGCTCGCCGACGAGGCCCACCAGGTGTGCCCGTACTCCAACGCCACCCGCGGCAACATCGAGGTCACCGTCACCGTCTCCGAGGACTGA